A single Nicotiana tabacum cultivar K326 chromosome 5, ASM71507v2, whole genome shotgun sequence DNA region contains:
- the LOC107830181 gene encoding protein trichome birefringence-like 34: MASAEKVVHKSWVVLYNLHYIFGILLLVFLFMSFYLIGDSNNAGKILANKPIRKNSSPKPKCNLFSGSWVFDNVSYPLYKEQQCSFMTDDFACHKFGRKNSKFQHWRWQPHDCDLPRFNAKALLEKLKGKRVLFVGDSLNKNQWVSMVCLIESSGIPSLKPPIWKGNLITFEVKEYNATIDFYWSPLLVESNCDDPVKHRVRDRIIRIEAIEKHARNWIDADILIFDSFTWWLESQMTLLWGSFESSDAIYKKVGMKLRRYEMALRTWSDWLEFQIDRKRTRLFFMSLSPPHRNATDWGMGNGQNCYNETEPISRKQYWGSENDVKMMEIAEEAVNGLQKRGLDIQYLNITHLSDYRKDAHPSIYKRNWVALTKEELLNPRSYADCVHWCLPGVPDVWNQILFAYIMNSSRENRVKL, encoded by the exons ATGGCAAGTGCAGAAAAAGTAGTACATAAATCATGGGTAGTCCTATATAATTTGCATTATATTTTTGGAATCCTGCTCTTGGtctttctttttatgtctttTTATCTTATAGGAGATAGTAATAATGCTGGTAAAATCCTAGCAAATAAGCCTATAAGAAAAAACTCATCTCCAAAACCAAAATGCAATTTGTTTTCTGGAAGTTGGGTTTTTGATAATGTCTCATATCCTCTATACAAAGAACAACAATGTTCTTTTATGACTGATGATTTTGCTTGTCATAAGTTTGGAAgaaaaaactcaaaatttcaacaTTGGAGATGGCAACCTCATGATTGTGATCTTCCAAG GTTTAATGCCAAAGCATTGTTGGAGAAGCTAAAAGGGAAGAGGGTGTTGTTTGTTGGAGATTCATTGAATAAGAACCAATGGGTTTCTATGGTATGCTTAATTGAATCCTCTGGAATTCCATCTCTTAAACCACCTATTTGGAAAGGCAACTTGATCACCTTTGAGGTCAAG GAATACAATGCAACAATTGATTTCTACTGGTCACCATTGCTAGTGGAATCAAATTGTGATGATCCAGTGAAGCACCGTGTCCGGGATAGAATTATCAGAATTGAGGCAATTGAAAAGCATGCTAGGAATTGGATTGATGCAGATATTCTCATCTTTGATTCCTTCACCTGGTGGCTTGAATCCCAAATGACACTTCT GTGGGGATCTTTTGAAAGCTCTGATGCAATCTATAAAAAGGTTGGGATGAAGTTGCGCCGGTATGAGATGGCATTAAGAACATGGTCAGATTGGTTGGAATTTCAAATTGACAGAAAAAGGACAAGATTGTTTTTCATGAGCCTCTCTCCTCCTCACAGAAA TGCCACAGATTGGGGCATGGGAAATGGTCAAAACTGCTATAATGAAACAGAACCAATATCAAGAAAACAGTATTGGGGAAGTGAAAATGATGTAAAGATGATGGAAATAGCTGAGGAAGCTGTAAATGGGCTGCAAAAAAGGGGTTTAGATATACAATATCTTAACATAACACATTTATCAGATTATAGAAAAGATGCACATCCATCAATTTACAAAAGGAATTGGGTTGCTCTAACTAAAGAAGAATTGTTAAATCCAAGAAGTTATGCAGATTGCGTACATTGGTGTCTTCCTGGTGTGCCTGATGTTTGGAATCAGATTCTTTTTGCCTATATCATGAACTCCTCAAGAGAAAATAGAGTGAAATTGTAA